A single Alcanivorax borkumensis SK2 DNA region contains:
- a CDS encoding flavodoxin family protein, with protein MKKLLIVAHAPSPNTLKLRDAAARGACHDDIENVSVTVKAPLDAGPEDVMTCDAILLGTTENLGYMSGALKDFFDRSYYPVLEEKQGLPCALYIRAGHDGTGTRRAVETIVTGLRWNWVQDPLVLKGAWQDAFEDQLEEMGMYLAAGLDAGIF; from the coding sequence ATGAAGAAACTGTTGATCGTTGCCCATGCCCCTTCACCCAATACACTCAAGCTCCGCGACGCTGCCGCGCGAGGGGCCTGCCATGATGATATCGAGAACGTTTCGGTAACGGTAAAGGCTCCGTTGGATGCGGGGCCTGAGGACGTGATGACCTGCGACGCCATCCTGCTGGGCACCACCGAAAACCTAGGCTATATGAGCGGCGCATTAAAAGACTTTTTTGATCGAAGCTATTATCCAGTACTGGAAGAAAAGCAGGGGCTGCCTTGCGCACTCTACATTCGTGCCGGCCACGACGGCACCGGCACACGCCGGGCAGTGGAAACCATTGTCACCGGCCTGCGCTGGAATTGGGTTCAAGACCCTCTAGTGCTAAAAGGCGCATGGCAAGACGCATTCGAGGATCAGCTGGAAGAAATGGGGATGTATCTGGCCGCGGGGCTGGATGCGGGGATTTTTTGA
- a CDS encoding META domain-containing protein, with protein sequence MKQYAVPFAALCFSGLALLGCSDNDNNQPSSAGSDSNSTDGIAGVWQSDQQVLVLEANGDLYLPADTNLQGLRWEQQEDNFTFHYLDNREKKVTEATASGQQQDDLLTLTPTTSSPSNLKEANSENTNENTEESGSDIDEETDNASSSPLFSGDYQRANLAVAHISGTATRPQNSELPDNAVLTVALLDNQINTSDPTAQLISKRLIRLDEDKTDEPFRLYYLPEDLKTDHEYQIISQIVADGGLFYQSDAVTLKGNKQGFADIILPLNEVMTDSETLRGAITRGKPGQHRDIFTLCNSDQQLLIRGPQSGDLLSAYDNAIRYPQQPRVAIVSGLVRKVPGQQANSTETALIVESFELETGMDNCQLPTAELINTRWQLTHLGEDRIILGNSAHVPTLTFNAEGNVKGHGSCNSLSGNYLLDDHQLALSDLATTRKACSTSVIEDLFFKAIKASDHFRIDGEWLTLFDEKDEPLASFQTVYL encoded by the coding sequence ATGAAGCAGTATGCCGTCCCCTTTGCCGCTCTGTGTTTTAGCGGCCTAGCCCTACTGGGCTGTAGCGACAATGACAACAACCAACCCTCCTCCGCCGGCAGCGACAGCAACAGCACCGATGGCATTGCCGGAGTGTGGCAAAGTGACCAGCAAGTGCTGGTACTTGAAGCCAATGGAGACCTCTACCTTCCCGCCGACACAAACCTTCAGGGGCTGCGCTGGGAGCAACAGGAGGACAACTTCACATTCCACTACTTGGACAATCGTGAAAAAAAAGTCACTGAGGCCACCGCCAGCGGCCAACAACAAGATGACTTACTGACCCTTACGCCGACTACCTCATCGCCATCAAACCTAAAAGAAGCCAATAGCGAAAACACAAACGAAAACACAGAAGAGTCCGGCTCAGATATCGATGAAGAAACGGACAATGCCTCCTCCTCGCCATTGTTCAGCGGCGACTACCAGCGTGCTAACTTGGCCGTGGCCCATATCAGCGGTACCGCCACCCGCCCGCAGAACAGTGAGCTGCCCGACAATGCCGTCCTCACCGTGGCGCTGCTGGACAACCAGATCAATACCAGTGACCCTACCGCCCAGCTCATTTCCAAACGCCTGATCCGGCTGGATGAAGACAAAACGGACGAGCCCTTCCGCCTTTATTATCTGCCCGAGGATCTGAAAACAGACCACGAATACCAGATTATCAGCCAAATTGTGGCCGATGGAGGACTCTTCTATCAGTCCGACGCGGTAACCCTGAAAGGTAACAAACAAGGTTTTGCCGATATTATCCTGCCACTTAACGAAGTAATGACGGACAGTGAAACCCTGCGCGGCGCCATTACCCGCGGCAAACCTGGCCAGCACCGGGATATCTTCACTCTATGCAACAGCGATCAACAACTGCTCATTCGTGGCCCGCAAAGTGGCGATTTACTGTCAGCCTACGACAACGCTATCCGCTACCCGCAGCAACCCCGGGTCGCCATCGTTAGCGGCTTGGTTCGCAAGGTCCCCGGCCAACAGGCAAACAGCACCGAGACCGCTTTAATTGTGGAAAGTTTCGAACTGGAAACAGGTATGGATAATTGCCAACTCCCCACCGCCGAGCTAATCAATACCCGCTGGCAGTTAACTCACCTAGGTGAAGACCGCATTATTCTTGGCAACTCCGCACACGTTCCCACCCTCACTTTTAACGCCGAGGGCAACGTCAAAGGACATGGCAGCTGCAACAGCCTTAGCGGCAACTACCTGCTCGACGACCATCAACTGGCATTGTCCGATCTAGCAACCACGCGCAAAGCCTGCTCCACCAGCGTCATTGAAGATCTTTTCTTTAAAGCGATCAAAGCTAGTGATCACTTCCGAATTGATGGCGAATGGTTAACGTTATTCGATGAAAAGGATGAGCCTCTAGCCAGCTTTCAAACTGTGTACTTGTAG
- the ahpF gene encoding alkyl hydroperoxide reductase subunit F: MLTNEILQALKGYAANMQKKVSFVLQSGSHDKREELVTFLSSIAGVSDNLAFEERDLGDRLRSPISFLLEADGEDTGIRFSGIPAGHEFNSLVLAFLHASGTEIKLDAGLQRMVAKAKGDMHFEVFISLSCHNCPDVVQALNQFALLNPNIRTEMIDGGLFQDVVSDRNIQGVPSVYLNGELFANGKVTAAELIDKLLAYDPSLAEAGVGEKLPLQDVTVIGGGPAGVSAAIYSARKGLKVTLIADRIGGQVKDTMDIENLISVKKTTGPELSGALQAHMSEYDVTVKEHLRVARVEKGDIKTVVLSSGEAIDTKTIIVATGAKWRELGVPGEKENIGNGVAYCPHCDGPFFKGKDVAVIGGGNSGIEAALDLAGIVKSVNVFEFMPELKADKVLVDKAEAKANITIHRNVATNQIMASNGKVDAIEYIDRDTEQLHRLPLHGVFVQIGLVPNSDFLEGVVERSRFGEIEINEKCQTSQEGIYAAGDVTTVPYKQIVISMGEGSKASLAAFEYLLTQSDRLDALYENDKDVQKVAAVA, encoded by the coding sequence ATGCTCACGAATGAAATTTTGCAGGCTCTTAAGGGCTACGCCGCCAACATGCAGAAGAAAGTCTCTTTTGTGCTGCAAAGCGGATCCCATGACAAACGCGAGGAACTGGTAACGTTTCTTTCCAGTATCGCGGGTGTCAGTGACAATCTCGCGTTCGAAGAACGGGATCTGGGTGACAGGCTCCGTAGTCCAATCAGTTTTCTGTTAGAAGCCGATGGTGAAGACACCGGTATCCGTTTCTCCGGTATTCCCGCAGGCCATGAATTCAATTCCTTGGTGTTAGCGTTTCTACATGCATCTGGGACCGAAATTAAACTGGACGCGGGTCTTCAGCGCATGGTGGCTAAGGCCAAAGGCGACATGCATTTTGAAGTGTTTATTAGCCTGAGCTGCCATAACTGCCCAGATGTGGTTCAGGCGCTGAATCAGTTCGCCTTGTTGAACCCCAATATCCGTACGGAAATGATCGACGGGGGGTTGTTTCAGGATGTGGTCAGTGACAGGAACATTCAGGGTGTGCCCAGCGTTTACTTGAACGGCGAGTTGTTCGCCAATGGCAAGGTTACCGCCGCTGAGTTGATCGATAAGCTGTTGGCCTACGACCCAAGCCTCGCTGAAGCCGGTGTCGGAGAAAAACTGCCATTGCAGGACGTTACCGTTATCGGGGGCGGCCCGGCGGGTGTTTCCGCCGCAATTTACAGCGCCCGTAAAGGTTTGAAGGTCACCCTGATCGCCGATCGTATTGGTGGGCAGGTGAAAGACACCATGGATATCGAAAACCTGATCTCCGTAAAGAAAACCACCGGCCCGGAACTGTCTGGTGCGCTGCAGGCGCATATGAGCGAATACGATGTGACAGTAAAAGAGCATCTGAGAGTGGCTCGTGTGGAGAAAGGCGATATTAAGACCGTGGTTTTGTCTTCCGGTGAAGCTATCGACACCAAGACGATTATCGTGGCCACCGGCGCCAAGTGGCGCGAACTGGGTGTGCCTGGTGAAAAGGAAAATATCGGCAATGGTGTGGCTTACTGCCCACACTGTGATGGTCCCTTCTTCAAGGGCAAGGATGTCGCTGTCATTGGTGGTGGCAACTCTGGCATCGAAGCTGCGCTGGATTTGGCCGGTATCGTTAAATCAGTGAATGTATTCGAGTTCATGCCAGAGCTGAAAGCGGACAAGGTGCTGGTGGACAAGGCTGAAGCCAAAGCCAACATTACCATTCACCGGAACGTGGCAACCAATCAGATAATGGCCAGTAACGGCAAGGTAGATGCCATTGAATACATTGACCGTGATACTGAGCAATTACATCGACTGCCCTTGCATGGGGTGTTTGTGCAGATCGGACTGGTGCCCAACAGTGACTTTCTAGAAGGGGTGGTTGAGCGTAGTCGGTTTGGAGAAATTGAAATCAACGAGAAGTGCCAGACATCGCAAGAGGGAATTTATGCGGCTGGTGATGTGACCACCGTGCCGTACAAACAGATTGTTATTAGTATGGGCGAAGGC
- a CDS encoding 2-isopropylmalate synthase, producing MSFDHRKYRPVAVIDKPDRRWPNQRIEKAPLWAAVDLRDGNQALIKPMSVAQKRRFFQMLVELGFKEIEVGFPSASQIDFDFCRALIEEDLVPDDVHIQVLTQAREDLIARTFDSLKGAKNAIVHIYNATSPTFREQVFNVDKAGCKAIAVRAAEWVKENAAKQPDTHWSFQYSPETFSATETDFAIEVIDAVNAVWRPDQGQRVIINLPATVEVSTPNVFADQVEMVHDNIQYRDDVIISVHTHDDRGCGVAAAEMAVMAGADRVEGTLLGNGERTGNMDLVTAGMNLYSQGIDPGIDFSRMKEIVALVEEITDIQTHPRHPYAGDLVFSAFSGSHQDAIRKCLARYQEGDIWTAAYLPIDPADVGRRYEEVVRINSQSGKGGVAHVLERDFGIDLPRWLQQELAGVVQGDAEEDGGEITSERVHRRFNSDYLNVPMGWVLRSYDLNRSNEQVQAQISIGDDRQPVTLLSGRGDGAMSALVDALNRRIGGEVKVVSFDEYSLGDNTEANAMACVRVQVGDSTQSAVAMAVDTTAAALQAILSAVGRMQETSEQLIANS from the coding sequence ATGAGCTTTGATCACCGTAAATATCGTCCTGTTGCCGTTATCGACAAACCCGACCGTCGCTGGCCTAACCAGCGTATTGAGAAGGCACCGCTGTGGGCAGCAGTGGACCTACGCGATGGTAACCAGGCGCTGATCAAGCCCATGTCGGTGGCGCAAAAGCGTCGTTTTTTCCAAATGTTGGTGGAGCTGGGTTTCAAGGAAATCGAAGTGGGTTTTCCGTCAGCCAGCCAGATCGATTTTGATTTTTGTCGGGCCTTGATTGAAGAAGATCTGGTGCCCGATGACGTACATATCCAAGTGCTGACTCAGGCCCGAGAAGACTTGATTGCGCGTACCTTTGACTCTCTCAAAGGGGCGAAGAACGCCATTGTGCATATTTACAATGCCACCTCGCCCACTTTCCGCGAGCAGGTGTTCAACGTGGACAAGGCCGGTTGTAAGGCGATTGCCGTGCGGGCCGCTGAATGGGTGAAAGAGAACGCGGCCAAGCAGCCGGATACCCACTGGAGTTTCCAGTATTCCCCGGAAACGTTCAGTGCCACGGAGACCGATTTCGCCATTGAAGTGATTGATGCGGTGAATGCGGTATGGCGACCGGATCAGGGGCAGCGAGTAATCATTAACCTGCCGGCTACGGTGGAAGTGAGCACGCCGAATGTGTTCGCGGACCAGGTAGAGATGGTGCACGACAATATTCAGTATCGCGATGATGTGATCATCAGCGTGCACACCCATGATGACCGTGGTTGTGGTGTGGCTGCAGCGGAAATGGCGGTAATGGCAGGGGCTGACCGGGTGGAGGGGACCTTGTTAGGTAATGGTGAGCGTACCGGCAATATGGACCTGGTGACTGCAGGCATGAACCTGTACAGCCAGGGAATAGACCCGGGAATTGACTTCTCGCGCATGAAAGAGATTGTGGCGTTGGTGGAAGAGATTACCGACATCCAAACTCATCCCCGCCACCCCTATGCGGGTGACCTGGTGTTCAGTGCTTTCTCCGGCAGCCATCAGGATGCCATCCGCAAATGCTTGGCCCGCTATCAGGAAGGCGATATCTGGACAGCGGCTTACTTGCCCATCGATCCGGCAGATGTGGGGCGGCGCTACGAGGAAGTGGTACGGATTAACTCCCAGTCCGGTAAGGGTGGCGTAGCTCACGTGCTGGAGCGGGATTTCGGTATCGATTTGCCGCGCTGGTTGCAGCAGGAGCTTGCCGGTGTGGTGCAGGGTGACGCCGAAGAAGATGGTGGCGAGATAACCAGCGAACGAGTGCACCGCCGTTTCAATAGCGATTATCTGAACGTGCCCATGGGTTGGGTATTGCGTTCCTACGACTTGAACCGCAGCAACGAACAGGTGCAGGCGCAGATCAGTATCGGTGATGATCGTCAGCCGGTGACCCTGTTGTCTGGCCGCGGTGACGGCGCCATGTCGGCCCTGGTGGATGCGCTTAACCGGCGTATCGGTGGTGAGGTGAAGGTGGTGTCTTTCGATGAATATTCGCTGGGCGATAACACCGAAGCCAACGCCATGGCCTGTGTGCGGGTACAGGTGGGTGACTCCACGCAAAGTGCTGTAGCCATGGCGGTGGATACTACCGCTGCGGCCTTGCAGGCCATTCTTTCTGCGGTGGGGCGAATGCAGGAAACGAGTGAGCAGTTAATCGCTAACAGTTAG
- the ahpC gene encoding alkyl hydroperoxide reductase subunit C, whose amino-acid sequence MALINSEIQPFNATAFKQGEFVDISEADVKGKWAIFFFYPADFTFVCPTELGDVADKYEELQKMGVEVFSVSTDTHFTHKAWHDTSDTIGKINYFMVGDQTGNITNNFGVMREGQGLADRATFLIDPDGVIQAMEITAEGIGRDADDLLRKVKAAQYVRNNPGEVCPAKWKEGEATLAPSLDLVGKI is encoded by the coding sequence ATGGCACTGATCAACAGCGAAATCCAACCGTTCAACGCCACCGCATTCAAGCAGGGCGAATTTGTAGACATTTCAGAAGCGGATGTTAAGGGAAAGTGGGCGATCTTCTTTTTCTATCCCGCCGACTTCACCTTTGTTTGCCCTACTGAGTTGGGCGATGTGGCCGACAAGTATGAAGAGCTGCAGAAAATGGGCGTAGAAGTCTTCTCTGTATCCACCGATACCCACTTCACCCACAAAGCATGGCACGACACCTCCGACACCATCGGCAAGATTAATTACTTCATGGTGGGAGACCAGACCGGCAACATCACCAATAACTTTGGTGTAATGCGTGAAGGCCAAGGCCTGGCTGACCGCGCTACCTTCCTGATTGATCCAGATGGTGTAATCCAGGCAATGGAAATTACAGCTGAAGGTATCGGCCGTGATGCGGACGATCTGCTGCGCAAGGTAAAAGCGGCCCAGTATGTTCGCAACAACCCTGGCGAAGTTTGCCCGGCGAAATGGAAAGAAGGTGAAGCCACTCTTGCCCCGTCTCTGGACTTGGTCGGCAAGATCTAA
- a CDS encoding EAL domain-containing protein, giving the protein MQGVLVGAVTVAIVLLGALLFQRSRLRLAQVKDSEVRFRLAMKHSAIGMALLSPRGEWQAVNHALCDLMNYDEELLLGSSYQVITHPDDQLKSRSMLEDLLAGEIEGYSLEQRFIASGGESIWVRLSVSSVSAEGAVSYLVAQVENIHAAKLSEQALQESRQRLQMALEVGGVGIWQYSPQNNVLFWDERMYELYGLQPGAPGDGSLDIWRNSVHPDDYTEITTAFQRVIDGGEDLDAEFRVCWPGGEIRHIRVRAETVARADGGDALVLGTNWDVTAEKSMQQSLAHEKERLRVTLTSIADGVVATDEAGRVTFMNPVAESLTGWREEEAEGMPVGDVLKLSEDNVSGPSPNPITVALNGGDVCFLREGSMLQNRDGSRYEIQDSAAPLKSAEGQVTGAVMVFRDVTTRRAMQKKLRYHATRDALTGLTNRREFENTLLESLDEEGPENNILCFIDLDRFKVVNDTAGHVAGDALLRECAQVIGRQVREGDVVARLGGDEFGLLLRHCPAQCATQIAESVIAALGEIRFAWNESLYDIGASVGLVQLDADVSTVEEAMSRADVACYAAKHRGRNQVSVYTSDDSEASRRHLELQMAAGLRESLESNRFLLYAQEIRPIDPRSEQSHYEVLLRLRDRNGDILSPGAFIPAAERYQMMPHIDRWVLTQLLITLSEDLAALPHLNLAINLSATSLDDPTFIPFLESLLNQTPLSPERLTFEITETTVVNQLSSASDLLGRIREQGCKVALDDFGSGFSSFNYLKHFPVDVIKIDGSFVRNLLHSSVDRTIVESINEVAHRLGVQTVAEYVEELALIPVLEEAGVDFVQGYAIGRPQPLSALFEQQQPEGLGLSGKVLAGH; this is encoded by the coding sequence ATGCAGGGTGTGCTAGTTGGGGCTGTTACCGTTGCAATCGTGCTGCTGGGGGCGTTGTTGTTTCAGCGTAGCCGGTTGAGGTTGGCTCAGGTAAAAGACAGTGAAGTGCGTTTTCGGCTGGCCATGAAGCATTCTGCTATAGGTATGGCGTTGCTGAGCCCTCGCGGAGAGTGGCAAGCGGTTAACCATGCCTTGTGTGACCTGATGAATTATGACGAAGAGTTGCTGTTGGGCTCCAGTTATCAGGTTATTACCCACCCGGATGACCAGCTCAAGAGCCGGAGTATGCTAGAGGACCTGTTGGCTGGCGAGATCGAGGGCTATTCGCTGGAACAACGATTTATAGCTAGTGGCGGAGAGTCGATTTGGGTGCGATTGTCGGTGTCGTCCGTTAGTGCTGAGGGGGCGGTCAGTTATCTGGTTGCTCAGGTGGAGAACATCCATGCGGCTAAATTGTCCGAACAGGCATTGCAAGAGAGTCGCCAGCGCTTGCAAATGGCGCTGGAGGTGGGTGGTGTAGGCATTTGGCAGTATAGCCCTCAAAATAACGTGTTGTTCTGGGATGAGCGCATGTATGAGCTGTATGGCCTGCAACCAGGGGCGCCAGGGGATGGCTCTCTGGATATTTGGCGAAATAGTGTGCACCCGGACGATTACACTGAGATCACTACAGCATTCCAGCGTGTTATTGATGGCGGGGAAGATTTGGATGCGGAGTTTCGTGTTTGTTGGCCGGGGGGCGAAATTCGGCATATCCGTGTGCGAGCGGAAACCGTAGCTAGGGCCGATGGAGGGGACGCGCTGGTGCTGGGCACCAACTGGGATGTGACGGCAGAAAAGAGCATGCAGCAGTCGCTGGCCCATGAGAAAGAGCGTTTGCGCGTTACGCTGACCTCTATTGCCGATGGGGTGGTCGCCACGGATGAAGCCGGCCGCGTGACCTTTATGAACCCGGTAGCAGAGTCTCTGACGGGTTGGCGAGAAGAAGAAGCAGAAGGGATGCCGGTGGGCGATGTGCTGAAGCTGAGTGAAGATAATGTCAGCGGCCCGTCCCCTAACCCCATCACGGTGGCGTTGAACGGCGGAGATGTCTGCTTCTTGCGCGAGGGCAGTATGTTGCAAAATCGCGATGGCAGCCGCTACGAAATTCAGGATTCCGCGGCTCCGCTCAAGTCCGCAGAGGGCCAGGTAACCGGAGCCGTGATGGTGTTTCGCGATGTTACCACTCGGCGGGCTATGCAGAAGAAGTTACGTTATCACGCTACCCGTGATGCCTTGACCGGCCTCACCAATCGACGGGAATTTGAAAATACCCTGCTGGAATCCCTAGACGAAGAAGGCCCAGAGAACAACATACTGTGTTTTATCGATCTGGATCGTTTTAAAGTGGTGAATGACACCGCTGGCCATGTGGCGGGTGATGCCCTGTTGCGTGAATGCGCGCAGGTGATCGGCCGTCAGGTTCGTGAAGGGGATGTGGTCGCTCGCCTGGGCGGCGACGAGTTCGGTTTGTTGCTACGCCACTGCCCAGCCCAGTGCGCGACACAGATTGCTGAAAGCGTGATTGCCGCCTTAGGCGAGATCCGGTTTGCTTGGAATGAATCACTTTACGACATTGGCGCAAGTGTTGGGTTGGTTCAGCTGGATGCTGACGTGAGTACTGTGGAAGAAGCTATGAGCCGGGCAGATGTGGCCTGCTACGCGGCCAAGCATCGGGGCCGTAATCAGGTTTCTGTGTATACCTCTGACGACAGTGAGGCCTCTCGCCGTCACCTGGAACTGCAGATGGCCGCGGGCTTGCGCGAATCCCTAGAATCGAATCGTTTCCTGCTTTACGCACAAGAAATTCGGCCCATCGACCCCCGCTCGGAACAATCGCATTACGAGGTGTTGTTGCGTCTGCGAGATCGCAATGGCGATATCCTTAGCCCCGGCGCCTTTATTCCGGCGGCAGAGCGCTATCAAATGATGCCGCACATTGACCGCTGGGTGTTGACTCAACTGTTGATCACGCTCAGCGAAGACTTGGCTGCCTTGCCGCACTTGAATCTCGCGATCAATTTATCGGCTACCTCGCTAGACGATCCGACGTTTATTCCATTTCTGGAATCTCTGCTCAATCAGACTCCGCTGTCTCCTGAGCGGCTCACCTTCGAAATCACCGAAACCACCGTGGTCAATCAGTTATCCTCTGCCAGTGACTTGCTTGGGCGTATTCGTGAGCAAGGCTGCAAGGTGGCGCTGGATGATTTTGGTAGCGGCTTCAGTTCGTTCAATTACCTGAAACATTTCCCGGTTGATGTCATCAAAATTGACGGAAGCTTTGTGCGCAACCTGCTGCACTCCAGCGTGGATCGCACTATTGTGGAGTCCATTAACGAGGTGGCCCATCGGCTGGGCGTGCAAACGGTGGCGGAATATGTGGAGGAGCTTGCCCTGATTCCCGTGTTGGAAGAAGCCGGCGTTGATTTTGTGCAAGGCTACGCTATCGGTAGGCCCCAACCATTAAGTGCGTTGTTTGAGCAGCAGCAACCAGAGGGGCTTGGGCTTAGCGGGAAGGTATTGGCTGGCCATTAG
- a CDS encoding type 1 glutamine amidotransferase — protein MRVHYLSHVPFEQLGAMEAWFQERDISIRHSLLFADGALPTPADFDVLVIMGGPMGADDDLQFPWMSTEKALIRDSIAAGKKVLGICLGAQLIARVLGAPVTPSSEKEIGWFPVYPTPAGKSDSIGKLFAEAPAVLHWHGDTFAIPDGAVHLLESEGCRNQAFRYGDNVLALQFHLELEASNAADLCDACSDDLAPGRWVEDREALLGDPQRFVTARALLGRVLNAFLA, from the coding sequence ATGCGTGTTCATTACTTGTCTCATGTTCCGTTCGAGCAACTAGGCGCCATGGAGGCCTGGTTTCAGGAACGGGACATCAGCATTCGTCACTCCCTGTTGTTTGCCGATGGCGCCCTGCCCACCCCGGCGGATTTTGATGTACTGGTCATCATGGGAGGCCCCATGGGCGCTGATGATGACCTTCAATTCCCCTGGATGAGCACAGAAAAAGCCCTGATCCGCGACAGCATCGCGGCGGGCAAAAAAGTGCTCGGCATTTGCCTAGGCGCTCAACTGATCGCCCGGGTACTGGGCGCTCCCGTGACCCCCAGTTCTGAAAAGGAAATTGGCTGGTTCCCGGTTTACCCCACTCCTGCGGGAAAAAGTGACAGCATTGGCAAACTGTTCGCCGAGGCGCCCGCCGTGCTGCACTGGCATGGCGATACCTTTGCCATCCCCGATGGCGCCGTACATTTGCTGGAAAGCGAAGGCTGCCGCAACCAGGCATTCCGCTACGGTGATAACGTGTTGGCACTGCAATTCCATCTGGAGCTGGAGGCGAGTAACGCTGCAGACCTATGCGATGCTTGCTCTGATGATTTGGCGCCGGGCCGTTGGGTGGAAGACCGTGAGGCTCTGCTCGGCGACCCACAACGCTTTGTTACAGCCCGCGCCTTACTGGGGCGTGTCCTAAATGCTTTTCTTGCCTGA
- the mtgA gene encoding monofunctional biosynthetic peptidoglycan transglycosylase → MTFRRRLLQFLALLFVVATLAQLWYLGQVLRLQHHNPDSSAYMHRAQKQGNVQQDWRDYDQISDYLKRAVLISEDAHFTQHTGFDWEGIRYALKRNMEAGKPVAGGSTITQQLAKNLYLSGERTYTRKAQEAVIALMLEIGLSKRRILELYLNVAQWGHQIYGAEAAAQHYFQISAAQLSPLQAAQLAAMLPRPNLYDFKGPTDYVQQRASWIQAQMALVRIPDPGTVPLPPPPEPTAPPEGNTQ, encoded by the coding sequence ATGACGTTTCGACGACGCTTGTTACAGTTTCTCGCCCTGCTATTTGTGGTAGCGACACTGGCCCAGCTCTGGTATTTGGGCCAGGTGCTGCGCCTGCAACACCACAATCCAGACAGCAGCGCCTATATGCACCGCGCCCAGAAGCAGGGCAATGTGCAGCAAGACTGGCGTGATTACGATCAGATCAGTGATTACCTGAAACGGGCCGTGCTGATTTCCGAAGACGCCCATTTCACGCAGCACACCGGTTTTGACTGGGAAGGTATCCGCTATGCGCTGAAGCGCAATATGGAAGCAGGCAAGCCTGTGGCTGGTGGCTCCACCATTACCCAGCAACTGGCCAAAAACCTGTACCTGTCCGGCGAGCGCACCTATACCCGCAAAGCGCAGGAAGCGGTTATTGCCCTGATGCTGGAAATTGGACTGAGCAAACGCCGCATCCTTGAGCTCTACCTGAATGTGGCCCAATGGGGGCACCAAATTTACGGTGCCGAAGCGGCTGCCCAACATTATTTCCAGATCAGCGCCGCGCAGCTATCGCCCTTACAGGCAGCACAGCTAGCCGCCATGCTGCCGCGTCCCAATCTTTACGATTTCAAAGGCCCCACCGACTACGTACAACAACGGGCAAGCTGGATTCAGGCGCAAATGGCGCTGGTGCGCATTCCCGACCCGGGAACCGTGCCCCTGCCACCGCCACCTGAACCCACCGCGCCCCCCGAAGGAAACACACAATGA
- a CDS encoding Lrp/AsnC family transcriptional regulator, protein MNKQALAKLDRTDLRILDALQHNGGLSNQQLAETVGLSPSPCSRRVQKLEAAGIIVKRETVLDARKLGLDLTVMIQISMDRHTPERFANFEEKVASFVEVQQCYLVTGQDADYLLKVVVPDIDAYQSFLLNRITRIEGVSGVHSSFVMRRVVDTAALPLNYVNA, encoded by the coding sequence ATGAACAAGCAGGCGCTAGCAAAACTGGATCGCACCGACCTGCGTATTCTCGATGCACTGCAGCATAATGGTGGTCTCAGTAACCAGCAGCTGGCGGAAACCGTAGGGCTCTCGCCCTCACCTTGCTCCCGGCGGGTACAAAAGCTGGAAGCCGCCGGCATCATTGTCAAACGGGAAACCGTACTGGACGCCCGAAAATTGGGGCTCGACCTGACAGTAATGATCCAAATCAGCATGGATCGCCACACCCCGGAGCGCTTCGCCAACTTCGAGGAAAAGGTGGCCAGTTTTGTAGAGGTGCAGCAGTGCTACCTGGTCACCGGTCAAGACGCGGATTACTTGCTCAAAGTGGTGGTGCCAGATATTGATGCTTACCAGAGTTTTTTGCTTAACCGTATTACCCGGATCGAAGGGGTGAGCGGCGTGCACTCCAGCTTTGTAATGCGCCGGGTAGTCGATACCGCAGCCTTGCCGTTGAATTATGTGAATGCGTGA